In the Telopea speciosissima isolate NSW1024214 ecotype Mountain lineage chromosome 6, Tspe_v1, whole genome shotgun sequence genome, TCACCGACAACGGTACTCCCTTCACCGCCGGGAAACAATCTGCCGGAGAAACTATGCCGAGTCGGAAGCGGAGCAAGCGTCGTTCTAGACTTAGAAAGCGGAATCGAAGCCGAATCACGAAAGCTTCCTTCCTCTCAATACAAAGGTGTTGTTCCTCAACCCAACGGTCGATGGGGTGCTCAGATATACGAGAAACACCAACGAGTTTGGCTTGGAACtttcaatgaagaagaagaagcagctaAAGCTTACGATATCGCCGCTCAAAGATTCCGAGGCCGTGATGCCGTCACTAATTTCAAACCCTTATCAGATACCGAAGAAGACAACATCGAATCCATCTTCTTGAATACACATTCTAAGGCTGAGATCGTTGATATGCTTCGTAAACACACTTACAACGATGAGCTTCAACAGAGCAAACGTAATTACAGAGGTTGTTATAGTGCCGGCGGCAATAAGAGAAACAACGAAGAAGGATTTTCAGCTTTTTCCGGTTCTTCCGATAGAGTTTCGAAAGCCCGTGAACAGCTTTTCGATAAAGCGGTAACACCAAGCGATGTCGGAAAGCTGAATCGATTGGTGATACCGAAGCAACACGCAGAGAAACATTTCCCTCTGCAAATCGGGAGTACTTCGAAAGGTGTTCTCTTAAACTTTGAAGATAACGGAGGGAAGGTATGGAGATTTAGATATTCGTATTGGAATAGTAGTCAGAGTTATGTGTTAACAAAAGGGTGGAGCAGatttgtgaaggagaagaacttgAAAGCCGGTGATATCGTAAGTTTCCAGCGGTCGACCGGAACTGATAAACAGCTTTACATCGATTGGAAACCCAGGATTGTGTGTGGGCCAGGTGGGTTTGTTGGTTCAACACAAATGGTTCAAACGGCTGTTCCGGTTCTTCCTGTTCAGGTTGTTAGGCTATTTGGGGTCAACCTCTTCAAGATACCTACAGTTAGTCATATTGTCGGTAGCAGTAGCAGTTGGACTGGGAAAAGGGTGAGAGACACGGATTTCTCATCTTTGGATTTCTGTAAGAAGCAacatttgtaacatttttttttttatttctttttaatagCTGTAAATGTTGGAGATTTGGAGGGGACCAAAGGAAAGTAGAGGGAAGAAAGGGGGGCAACTTGGCAGACTGAAGTGTATAATATTAGAACAGAGGAAGCCGAAAATGTTGAAATTAGGTCCAAAGAATATaaagaaaaagccaaaaaaaaaaattaggaacttttttgttttattttctcttcaatAGGAAACCCTTATTTGGCTGCTACACTTGATGAAAGTGCAACCATTTTTAACTCTACTTAACACTTGCATAATATGAACACTTTTTTCACTCAAAACACTTTACTATGTAGTACAACTACTTTTATCCAAGATTATCCCAACTTTGGAAACATTTGTTCAACAGCACTATCATGTCATTTCTGACATTGTTGTTGTGATAGAACTATgtatttgagagagaaagagagagatgagactTCATATGTGAAAGGAATTTGTGATCATTTGGTTACTAAATTAGTCCTTGTTCATGTGGAAAGATAAGTTTGGCAATCCCCTCTTGGGTGGGTCTTGGCATGTTCATCCCTCATTTAGAAATGCTAATATGATAATGAAGATTTATGAACAAATGAAACTATTTTCTCTTATATCAAAAGATTGTAAGTGTTTTATTAAATCAAATATTCGACCTAGAAGAATTTGTCGGCAGGTTATAATGAACTTTAAATTGTTTCATTAAATCAGATATTCAACCTAAAAGAATTTGTCGGCTAAGTATATAATGGACATTGGGTACTTTCATCCCTTTGGGCCTTGGGTACactctcattctttcttttgtttggtttttttttaacgaTTACACCGAGCAAAAGCAAAGGACGAGTTACTTGTAGACAACTCATTTTGTCATCCTGAAGATGAACAAGTGTTCCGACTTGATACGTGCATGGCTCATTTTTATAGTTTTTGAGGTGATTCTTAACAAAGTAATATCTTAAATTAaccaaaaaattttttttttgagagaaatgaccaaaatatctTTGTAGGTTTGATCGGACAATAATCTTGAAATGCTCTAAGTTTTTTGATTTAATTACCAGTATTTAAAAATGGtttgaaaaatgttaatttagtaattatttcacaaaagaattttttttaaaaatcttgtGACATATTGCTCGAATTATTTTTGAATAACATGGTTTCTAATTTTTATCCCATTTTACATACTTAGAATGAACTTTTAAATAAGTTTTGAATCATGAAAAATGAATGAGAAAATTATGTGCATTTCAAGAAAATTTATAAATAGACCTAggcctagcccaaaccaaacctaaTCCACGCCTAAAaccataccaaatcaggccctAACCCAAGTTATAAGAAGAAACTAGGTCAAGCAATGTAACAAGAACTGTCAACACTGTTTATAGGTTAGCCAACCACCTACCGATACTGACAAATTTGTGTTGGACTCTGGATGTCAATTTCTATGTTattgttgatttttggtgtaaatacctcattttgtcttcTTCGAAGCACacgaagatgatgaacaatcaTCTAAAGTGGTGGGGATAAGCCTAATTATGACCAAAAGAAGACCCGACCAATTTATTCACATTTGGAACCAATTTgattgaaatgaccaaaataccctctacATGTTATTTAAGTCATTATGTGGTCAATtatactttttgttttttttttggaacaggAGGTGGCCGACTAAATCAATCAATCATACTTTTATCTTTTCCAAATAAGGTGGGTTTTATTGTCAAATTAACTATTATTGCCAAGACATGGCTTGAAAATGatttaattttaatattattttggaaaagattttattttggttCGGTGGAACCGCGTTTTCcaaaatgatttttaattttgtttt is a window encoding:
- the LOC122663827 gene encoding AP2/ERF and B3 domain-containing transcription factor RAV1-like, with product MDSSCMDETISDSASAASASVSPTTVLPSPPGNNLPEKLCRVGSGASVVLDLESGIEAESRKLPSSQYKGVVPQPNGRWGAQIYEKHQRVWLGTFNEEEEAAKAYDIAAQRFRGRDAVTNFKPLSDTEEDNIESIFLNTHSKAEIVDMLRKHTYNDELQQSKRNYRGCYSAGGNKRNNEEGFSAFSGSSDRVSKAREQLFDKAVTPSDVGKLNRLVIPKQHAEKHFPLQIGSTSKGVLLNFEDNGGKVWRFRYSYWNSSQSYVLTKGWSRFVKEKNLKAGDIVSFQRSTGTDKQLYIDWKPRIVCGPGGFVGSTQMVQTAVPVLPVQVVRLFGVNLFKIPTVSHIVGSSSSWTGKRVRDTDFSSLDFCKKQHL